One part of the Pecten maximus chromosome 9, xPecMax1.1, whole genome shotgun sequence genome encodes these proteins:
- the LOC117334967 gene encoding uncharacterized protein LOC117334967 has translation MNKNTCSVGLGKMRKLSMAYLQDVLLNLYNVKVKMESGKKSFHSDEELPTTRATDMQGAKTHICKRLGLIFPSQVKTLDVFEDICGDIIESKCVQHLMKQLEKVGEEAMDIIKTWGVENEIYVGIIPMAAGAKVKAMFDATVDVERDRLYLHWDNSLSDNIISAITQLAQILRNEERQPTPTEYLGFQLAYYGLSNGALVRQDNARCLGTPGFRPYTQTYMSLTDPGDGHVLGTTKSNDWMKGAIVHVEHLERPRHLPREKIESYRIPSILDFSKVRLHVGTQAPTTYFVGRRIKDSGNFSEDFLKLVNITAASATAAFYQGAAECKVSMEGLSTAQAVQYMQALRGQIQRNRKQFLSAAWNLNQVITDDFEQGEPKVLKDRMSIALRAIEITYQGGFNKITWDGASDTYPSKCIMYQFTVPEALTVVHEAHMRGLVTYFSAGFKFNEIKLAVYAGVDGIGIGGAQVLRFMDSQTGMHGPYMEENIPKILKSRDEASKSVQGRAVHLLARLDTMYFEGSISANQDRLRCELFTALLNENHTRTEYLLQLLKPVCKMADEGNSPLLGAAKRLIDAESPVLKDHFESNDEWATFIKDLKSMYLSKDEESLVEEYESDPWLCARKRYRESQNVGKRRFTRQSSHDIHCKCFH, from the exons Atg AATAAGAATACGTGCAGTGTCGGTCTGGGAAAGATGAGGAAGCTGAGCATGGCTTATCTACAGGACGTCCTCCTAAACTTgtacaatgtcaaggtcaagatGGAAAGTGGCAAGAAGAGTTTCCATTCGGACGAAGAACTCCCGACGACCCGTGCCACAGACATGCAAGGCGCAAAGACCCACATCTGTAAGCGACTGGGACTCATTTTCCCTTCACAGGTGAAAACGCTTGATGTGTTCGAGGACATTTGTGGAGATATCATTGAAAGTAAGTGTGTACAACATTTGATGAAACAACTTGAGAAGGTTGGAGAAGAGGCCATGGATATTATCAAAACTTGGGGAGTTGAGAACGAGATTTACGTTGGGATAATTCCAATGGCTGCTGgcgccaaggtcaaggccatgtTTGATGCCACAGTGGACGTGGAGCGAGACCGCCTGTACCTACACTGGGACAACAGTCTGTCCGACAATATCATCTCGGCGATCACTCAGCTCGCGCAGATCCTAAGGAATGAGGAAAGACAGCCAACACCCACGGAGTACCTCGGCTTCCAACTGGCATACTACGGTCTGTCTAATGGAGCCCTTGTCCGACAGGACAACGCCCGCTGTCTCGGGACCCCGGGGTTCCGTCCTTACACGCAGACATACATGTCATTGACGGATCCAGGAGACGGCCACGTGCTTGGCACCACCAAATCGAATGACTGGATGAAAGGCGCCATTGTACACGTGGAGCACTTAGAAAGACCAAGACATTTGCCCCGTGAAAAAATCGAATCTTACCGTATCCCATCAATTTTGGACTTCTCCAAAGTCCGACTTCATGTAGGGACTCAAGCCCCTACAACGTACTTCGTCGGCCGCCGCATTAAAGATTCTGGAAACTTCAGCGAAGACTTTCTGAAGCTGGTAAATATTACGGCAGCATCGGCTACAGCCGCGTTCTACCAGGGAGCGGCAGAGTGCAAAGTATCGATGGAGGGTCTGAGCACGGCACAGGCCGTGCAATACATGCAAGCACTCCGGGGACAGATTCAACGGAACCGGAAACAGTTTCTGTCAGCAGCGTGGAACCTAAACCAAGTCATAACGGACGACTTCGAGCAAGGTGAGCCAAAGGTACTTAAAGACAGAATGAGCATTGCATTGCGGGCCATAGAAATCACATATCAGGGAGGATTCAACAAGATCACGTGGGACGGAGCTAGTGACACCTACCCATCCAAGTGTATCATGTACCAATTCACTGTCCCCGAAGCTCTCACCGTTGTACACGAGGCACACATGAGGGGACTCGTCACCTACTTTTCAGCAGGATTTAAATTTAACGAAATCAAGCTAGCCGTGTACGCCGGTGTTGACGGGATTGGTATAGGTGGCGCGCAAGTGCTACGGTTCATGGACAGCCAGACTGGTATGCATGGACCGTATATGGAGGAAAACATCCCCAAAATACTGAAAAGTCGAGACGAGGCGTCTAAGTCCGTTCAGGGAAGAGCTGTCCATCTCCTAGCCAGACTCGACACTATGTACTTTGAAGGGTCAATATCTGCCAACCAGGACCGGCTACGGTGCGAGCTTTTCACCGCACTTCTGAATGAAAACCACACCAGGACGGAATACCTGCTGCAGCTCCTCAAACCTGTTTGCAAGATGGCCGACGAAGGCAATAGTCCCTTGTTGGGAGCAGCTAAACGCCTCATCGACGCAGAATCTCCAGTGTTGAAGGATCACTTTGAATCAAATGACGAATGGGCCACCTTCATCAAAGATCTCAAAAGTATGTACTTATCCAAGGACGAAGAATCCCTGGTCGAGGAGTACGAGAGTGATCCTTGGCTCTGTGCCAGGAAGCGATACAGGGAATCACAAAATGTCGGCAAACGGCGCTTTACCAGGCAGTCATCCCACGACATCCACTGTAAGTGTTTCCACTAG